The genomic stretch CCTCTTTATAAGTATCCGGGGCTGGATGGAGTGATAGAGGCCTACTATACGTTCTTCGTATTTCCTCCCGATAATGTCGAAACCTACGATCCCCGTTCCATGGTTTCCGACACGCTGTCATGCGATATCTTTTTCCCGCGGGGCCGTTCGCGCAATTTAGACGACGTGTCTATCGAGATAGCGTTAACGGGAGAGAAGGGTGATTATAAACAGTCGCCTGTTTTGAGCGTTTATGAGATAGGCGGGACGGTCTCCGGAGAGGAGATGGCCCCGCCGGTAAAAAACGGCTACACTACCGAAGTCCATCTGATAAAACGCGGGCTCGATGAATCCAGGACCAAAGAGAGCGTAACTGCCTTAAGCGTCGATACGCATGACCGCCTTATCACAGGCGATCTCACCGACCCGAAGAGCCATCAGCCGCCGTATAAGTTCAGGTTCAGCGAGAAGATCCCGGAGCACCTGGCGATCAACAGGTATGTGCGCATTTCCACCGGCAGCCTGGTGGTAAAGCCTGTAGGCGCGGGGCCTGTCTTATTCGAATTGAGCCCTAACGGGGACAGTAAAAAGTTCACGGACGAGGCCATAGATACATTGTGGAACAATTTTACTGCGGGAAAATAAGAATATGAAGAGATGGTCTGATGCCGTGACGAATATGTAATTGTTTTGCCTTGATGGCAAACATCCTGTATAATATTACTAAGGGATGGTGCGTGACCATGAGTGAAAAGAAAAAAATATTAATTGTTGACGATGATATTGATTTTATGTTCCTTACTAAAAAGAAGCTTGAGTATGCAGGCTATGAAGTCTCCACTGCTGATAATGGCCGCATGTGTTTGAAGATGGCCTATCAGGCGAAACCCGACATTATACTATTAGATATAATGCTAGAGCATGAGGATGGATTTAATGTACGATCTCTTATCAGATCCGAATTGTCGTTCGCCAATATACCCATACTTTTCATAACCGCACATAAGGAATTAGAGCCGCTACTCAGGCTAAGACAGCAGTCTGTGCCAAGCCAGGAATTCATTTATAAGGGATGTTCTACGGGGGAGCTAATAAATAAGATCGAGTCGACCATGAATAAGAAGTAAAATGGCAAACTGGGGCCGTCTCAGGGGCCCCAGAGGATCTTCAGATATATGCCGAATATGAGACGGTTTAAGAGGCATACAATAATTGACAAGTTTATACTTGTCGCTATTGTATGCCTCTTTTTATTCTCAGGCGTCTCATATGGTTTAGCTCCCGCACCGGGAACACAGTCGTTTCTGATCCGCTGGGAATCGAAGCTTTTGTATATGAGCCGGACGGGGTCTCTCGGGTTTGCCGGTAGCGAAGAGGACAATCTCCGGCTTCATCAAAACGACGCGCAGGTCCTGCTCTTATCTCCCGAAGGCAGGATACTTGCGGACAACAGCTTAAGGAACGACGTCGCGGGCCTTATAAGGGCTGTCGTCTATGAAGAGGTAAGGGCTGTTATACAAATAATGGCCGAAGAAGATCCCTCAGGATATTCTCTCCTCGCGAAGGCGGTCAGTCCGGCAAATGAATCGCTTACGGATCATATTATCGCGAAATCCGTCGAGCTCATCACGGCGAGGGATAACGGCCTTCTCTCCGGCGCTTTGACGGAAGAGGAAGCACGGCTCCTCGCGATAGTCGAGCCGATAATTAAATCCAACGCTCACGGCCGCTTTACGCGTCTCTTCTGGGACGACGCCGCGCGCGCCGATAGGATAAAGCTCGCGATAGCGAACGGCATACACTTTGATGCCGCTCCGGCGGAAGGCCTTCCCGCGTGGGAGACACGGACCACTCCAAGCCCTTTGCGGAAGGTAGATCCGCATACGTGGTATTATCACAAACGTCTCGTTACGTATCAGGTGCCGGTGTTTGCGGTCGCGACCGATCAGGGCATAGGCAAGCTTTTAAATCTGCCGGCGCTTGCGAAGAAGAAGAGGGCGGAATTGGGAGTGAACGCCTTCATGCTGAATCCCATCCATCCGACGATAGACAAGGAGCATTCGCCTTACGCATTTGTTTCCGGATATGCGATTAATGAGCTCTATATCGATTGGCTTGTGGAA from Candidatus Omnitrophota bacterium encodes the following:
- a CDS encoding response regulator, translating into MSEKKKILIVDDDIDFMFLTKKKLEYAGYEVSTADNGRMCLKMAYQAKPDIILLDIMLEHEDGFNVRSLIRSELSFANIPILFITAHKELEPLLRLRQQSVPSQEFIYKGCSTGELINKIESTMNKK